The window CGGCTCGGGCGTGGTCTCGTCACCCCGGTCGCGCCCGTGGACCGCGCCGACCGCGTCCGCGGCCCGTTCGAGCCGTTCCGTATCGACCTGCTCGACGGCCTCCTTGTCGGTGACGACGCTCCCGCCGAGTTTGAGAACGGCGGTCACGACTCCCTCCGGACGCCGTCGGTGTCGAGTTCGGCCCGGAACGCCTCCTCGCAGCCGGGCGTGTAGTCGAGCGCGGTCTTCGCGCCCTCGCTGTCGTCGAGCACGACGATGCAGCCACCGCCGCCGGCGCCGGTGAGCTTCGCGCCGTAGGCGCCCGCCTCGCGGGCGGCCCACACCATCGAGTCCAGCGAGCGCGCGGAGACGCCCAGCGCCGACAGGAGGCCGTGGTTGAAGTTCATCAACTGCCCGAGTTCGTCGAGCGGCGTGTCCTCGCCCTGGAGCAGGGTCTCGCCCTCCCAGACGAGGTCGCCGATGGCCTCGACCGTATCGGCGGCGAACGGGTGTCGGTCCCGGAGTTCGCGGACGCCCGCGACCAGTTCGCCCGTGTCGCCCGCGCCGCCGTCGTAGCCGACGACGAACGGGAGGTTGCCCACCTCGTCGAGTTGCCGGCGGTCGTCACCCTGCACCCGGACGGCCCCACCCATCGTCGAGCAGAACGTGTCTGCCCGGGATGCCTGGCCGTCCTGCACGTCGTGTTCGACCCGGAAGGCGCGGTCGGCGAGCGCCTCGCGGCCGAGCTCGGTCCCGAGTTCGCGCGCCGCCGCGTCGATGGCGGCCACGACCACCGCCGCCGAGGAACCCAGGCCGGCACCCAGCGGGATGTCCGACTCGACGCTGATGTCCAGTCCCGCGTCGGGTGCCTCGGCCGCGTCGCGGGCCTGCTCGACGGCGCCGTCGAGGTAGCCCATCGCGGCCTCGACGAGGTTGTTCGGCACGTTCAGCTCCGGCGCGTCGCTCTCGCCGCCCCACGCGACGGTGAAGCCGTCGAGCGTGAGGTCGTCGGCGTTCACCCGGACGCGGTCGTCGTCGCGGCGCTCGACCGTGACTCGCGCCCGGCGCTCGATAGCACATGGGACCGCAGGCTCGCCGTAGACGACGGCGTGCTCCCCGAACAGGTACACCTTCCCGGGGGCCGAGGAGACTGTCATACCCCCGCGTCGGGTGGGTGGGCACTTGACTCTGACCACACGAGCGGCGGTTGCCGGCCACGCCCTCCGAGCCGACACGCCCTTGCCGTCGCCGGTCCTCGACCGAGATGTGTACCGCTCGGGCGCCGCCGACCGACTCCGCCGCCACGTCGCCGCCCTCGTGAGCGACCTGGCAGCCGAACACGGGGAGCTGGACGTGGTCCGCCGGGGCTGGGAGTGCGACGCCTCGTCCTACGACGCGCTCGCGGAGACGTTCGAGGCGTTCGACGTGGTCGGTGGTGCCACCGCCCGTGTCCGCGACGCCGAGGGGCGCCTCCTGCTGGTCCGTCACGCCGACGGGTGGGCCGACCCCGGCGACGCCCGCCGCCCCGGCGAGGACTACCGCGAGTGCGCTCGCCGGGCCGTCGCGTCGGCGACCGGCATCGAGGTCCACCTGGACGACCTCGCCGCGATTCACGTCCACGTCGCCCGCGACCCGTTCGACCGGCCACCGCTGCCGGACCCGGCGCTCGTCTTCGAGGCCACACCCGAGCGCGGCGGCAGTCCCGACCCGACCCCCGGCGACAGCGTGACGGAGGTCGGCTGGTTCGCCCCCGACGACCTGCCCGACGACCTGCTGTACGGGGACCTGCGGCCGACGGCGCCGGACGTGCAGTGAGTTCCAGCCCAGATAAGACATATATTCGGACAGTCTGCCGATAGTATTCGAATTTCTCGCCGAAAGTCCCAGATTATCGCCCTGTCCGGCACTGTCGCTGGCCGGTCGATGGCTGGAGAACGAAAGTCGTCGCGCGATTACAGTTCGGTCTCGAAGTCCTCGAGGGCGTAGGTCGGCTCGGCGCCGCGGTTGTCGAGCGTCTCGTTGGCCAGCAGCCAGTAGACGACCGACAGGGCCTTGCGCCCCTTGTTGTTGGACGGGACGACCAGGTCCACGTTGGACGTGGTGTTGTTGGAGTCGCACATCGCCACGACCGGGATACCGACCGTGATGGCCTCCTTGACGGCCTGGCTGTCACCGATGGGGTCGGTGACGACCACGACGTCCGGCTCGATGTAGCCGTCGTACTTCGGGTTCGTCAGCGTGCCCGGGATGAACCGGCCGGTCCGGGCGCGGGCGCCGACGGCCTCGGCGAACTTCTCGGCCGGGAACCGGCCGTACTGTCGCGAGGACGCGACCAGAATCTGCTCGGGGGCGTAGTTCGAGAGGAACGACGCCGCCGTGCGGATGCGCTGGTCGGTCTGGGAGACGTCCAGCACGTACAGGCCGTCCGTGCGGACGCGATGGATGAACCGCTCCATCGATTTGGTCTTCTGCTGGGTGCCGATGTGGACCCCGTTCTGGAGGTACTCCTCGACCGGGATGAGGAGGTCGGCCTCCTCGTCGGGCATGACGTCCTCGTCGAGGACGGGCGTCTCCTCGGCCTCCTCGGCCTCAGCCTCGTCCTCGCCTGTCTCCTCGGCCGCCTCCTCGGCGGCGGGCGGTGCTTCTTCGTCGTCGACCTCGGCGACCTCGGCCGGCGTGTCCTCCTCGGACTCGGCGTCGGCGTCGGCCTCCAGGCCTTCCTCGTTGTCGCTCATGCGGATTCCTCGATTCTGATGAGTTCGTTCAGCTTGGCGGTTCGCTCGCCACCGACCGCGCCCGTCTTGATGAACGGGGCCGCGGTCGCGACGGCGAGGTGTGCGATGGTCGTGTCCTCGGTCTCTCCGGAGCGGTGCGAGACGACAGCGTCGTAGCCCGCGCGATGGGCCGTCTCGACGGCGTCGAACGCGTCCGAGAGCGTGCCGATCTGGTTGGGCTTGACGAGGATGCTGTTGGCGGCACCCTGGTCGATGCCCTCCTGCAGGCGCGCGACGTTCGTGACGAACAGGTCGTCACCACAGACCAGACAGTCCTCGACCCGCTCGGTCAGGTCGGCGAAGCCAGCGTAGTCGTCCTCGTCCAGCGGGTCCTCCACGTAGACGAGGTCGTAGTCGTCGGCCAGGTCGGCGATGTAGTCGCGCT of the Haloglomus salinum genome contains:
- a CDS encoding NUDIX hydrolase, with the protein product MYRSGAADRLRRHVAALVSDLAAEHGELDVVRRGWECDASSYDALAETFEAFDVVGGATARVRDAEGRLLLVRHADGWADPGDARRPGEDYRECARRAVASATGIEVHLDDLAAIHVHVARDPFDRPPLPDPALVFEATPERGGSPDPTPGDSVTEVGWFAPDDLPDDLLYGDLRPTAPDVQ
- the rpsB gene encoding 30S ribosomal protein S2; amino-acid sequence: MSDNEEGLEADADAESEEDTPAEVAEVDDEEAPPAAEEAAEETGEDEAEAEEAEETPVLDEDVMPDEEADLLIPVEEYLQNGVHIGTQQKTKSMERFIHRVRTDGLYVLDVSQTDQRIRTAASFLSNYAPEQILVASSRQYGRFPAEKFAEAVGARARTGRFIPGTLTNPKYDGYIEPDVVVVTDPIGDSQAVKEAITVGIPVVAMCDSNNTTSNVDLVVPSNNKGRKALSVVYWLLANETLDNRGAEPTYALEDFETEL
- the mvk gene encoding mevalonate kinase, which gives rise to MTVSSAPGKVYLFGEHAVVYGEPAVPCAIERRARVTVERRDDDRVRVNADDLTLDGFTVAWGGESDAPELNVPNNLVEAAMGYLDGAVEQARDAAEAPDAGLDISVESDIPLGAGLGSSAAVVVAAIDAAARELGTELGREALADRAFRVEHDVQDGQASRADTFCSTMGGAVRVQGDDRRQLDEVGNLPFVVGYDGGAGDTGELVAGVRELRDRHPFAADTVEAIGDLVWEGETLLQGEDTPLDELGQLMNFNHGLLSALGVSARSLDSMVWAAREAGAYGAKLTGAGGGGCIVVLDDSEGAKTALDYTPGCEEAFRAELDTDGVRRES